One Triplophysa rosa linkage group LG21, Trosa_1v2, whole genome shotgun sequence DNA segment encodes these proteins:
- the si:dkey-109j17.5 gene encoding zinc finger BED domain-containing protein 4 → MASKSRVSILDYFNIVCEGENGKIESNCKACGTRIQAKRTVTSNFVTHLKRKHQAMYDEFVRKKDVKRETMQTCAGPPGGRVISQSGTGMNKFDYSDPRQSLISEAIAKMIIRDLQPAQIVEYEGFCELLQLLEPRYIPVPCHYIQQQLMPAYVSQVQQAAKQALKGAESCSMSLDTVGVNCGYLGVTCHFINTDWNIRSALLACLPLPGHSNTQQMVTEFDEISESHGISGKVFRVVADSSPSEKRSAFRLPGFHIIGSDEVEGEDDCSDEEAVTGENKEAMGSNENHKSLDQCLGRSRIDCFAQLLAQCVKEGVCASSQISVPLSKAAHLYNYIIATVAPEKLLQVFGSTVDQGPSSKYWNAQLKIMRQMVESMDFLEDIVDRSDLVLGSLEKAVLREMVEVLEPFEEASDMVSGDKHVSISLALPCVLGLRKHLAEVNTQQCSEIVMGLSQALDRRLAGILEDPLYVTATTLDPQFKLSWSSDSDWHKQVLLEEIGKHSQPLSPLEHHSEAQPSPSKRCKLFSFIKQRPTAQAKTVEQELSTYLHEEPTDEDPLQYWKRKSIDFPLLSQVAKKVFTVPATTTSVDQIFDLVSKTFRPQQCRFLPKNLDTLIYLKANYRILWS, encoded by the exons ATGGCGTCAAAATCTAGGGTCTCCATTCTGGATTATTTCAATATCGTGTGTGAGGGTGAAAATGGCAAAATTGAATCGAACTGCAAAGCTTGTGGCACAAGGATTCAGGCGAAACGGACAGTCACTTCTAACTTCGTTACACATTTAAAG CGCAAACATCAAGCCATGTATGATGAGTTTGTAAGGAAGAAAGATGTGAAAAGAGAGACAATGCAGACGTGTGCTGGCCCTCCAGGCGGTCGAGTGATCTCTCAAAGTGGCACCGGGATGAACAAATTTGACTACAGTGACCCGCGGCAATCCCTCATCTCTGAAGCCATTGCCAAGATGATCATCCGAGACCTGCAGCCAGCACAGATAGTGGAATACGAAGGATTTTGTGAGCTGCTTCAGCTCCTGGAGCCCCGTTACATACCGGTACCCTGTCATTACATACAGCAGCAGCTTATGCCTGCCTATGTCTCTCAGGTGCAGCAAGCTGCCAAACaggctcttaaaggggcagaaTCCTGCAGTATGTCTCTTGACACTGTGGGTGTCAACTGTGGGTATCTTGGAGTGACTtgtcatttcataaatacagaCTGGAATATCAGATCTGCGCTTTTGGCATGTTTACCTCTTCCAGGCCATAGCAACACCCAGCAGATGGTCACCGAGTTCGATGAGATTTCCGAATCCCATGGCATCTCCGGAAAAGTGTTCAGAGTTGTTGCCGACTCGTCGCCTTCTGAAAAAAGATCAGCTTTTCGTTTGCCTGGCTTCCATATTATTGGAAGCGATGAAGTGGAAGGGGAGGACGATTGTAGCGATGAAGAAGCtgttacaggagaaaataaggaGGCCATGGGTAGCAATGAGAACCACAAGTCTTTAGACCAGTGTCTTGGTCGAAGTAGGATAGACTGCTTTGCTCAATTATTGGCTCAGTGTGTCAAGGAAGGAGTTTGCGCTTCCTCTCAGATATCCGTTCCTTTAAGCAAAGCAGCCCATCTTTACAACTATATTATTGCTACTGTAGCCCCTGAAAAACTGCTTCAAGTGTTCGGCTCTACAGTTGACCAGGGACCCTCATCCAAGTACTGGAACGCACAGTTAAAAATAATGCGTCAAATGGTGGAGTCAATGGATTTTCTTGAAGACATTGTGGATAGAAGTGACCTAGTCCTCGGTAGTTTAGAAAAAGCAGTGTTACGGGAGATGGTGGAGGTATTGGAACCTTTCGAAGAGGCCTCAGACATGGTATCTGGAGACAAGCATGTGTCCATCAGCTTAGCCCTTCCATGTGTACTAGGTCTTCGCAAGCATCTGGCAGAAGTCAATACTCAACAGTGTTCAGAGATTGTGATGGGATTATCTCAAGCTCTGGACCGCAGGCTCGCTGGGATTCTTGAAGACCCTCTCTATGTGACAGCAACTACCCTGGATCCACAGTTCAAACTGTCTTGGAGCAGTGACAGTGACTGGCACAAGCAGGTATTGCTGGAGGAGATCGGAAAGCATTCACAGCCATTGAGTCCACTAGAACATCATTCAGAGGCCCAGCCATCACCATCTAAACGCTGCAAGCTCTTCTCTTTCATCAAGCAGAGGCCGACCGCTCAGGCCAAGACTGTGGAGCAGGAGTTGTCTACGTATCTCCACGAAGAACCAACGGATGAGGATCCATTGCAATACTGGAAGCGCAAGTCCATCGATTTCCCCTTGCTCTCGCAAGTAGCCAAGAAAGTTTTCACCGTGCCAGCAACAACCACATCGGTGGATCAGATATTTGACCTGGTCAGCAAAACATTTAGACCACAGCAATGTCGAT